The stretch of DNA GGCGTCGCGCTGGGCCGGACCGACCCGACGCTGGACCCGCTGGGCTACCGGACGCTGTTCGCGCTCCGGCTGGCGGCCGCCCGCTACGACCGGCCCGGCCTCCCCGAGGCCGTCCTCGGCCCGGAACAGACGTACCCGGAGACGCAACTGCTCGCGCAGTTCGAGACGGGCGGCATCGACGCCGCCGTCGTCTACCGCAGCATGGCCGTCGAGCGGGACTACCCCTTCAGGGAGCTCCCGCCGGCGATCAACCTCGGCGACCCGGCCCACGCCGAGGCCTACCGGCGGGTCAGCTACGACCTGCCCGACGGCGACGTGGTCCAGGGCGCGCCCATCGAGTACGCGGCGACGCGACGCCGCGACACCGACGCCGCGCGGGCGGTGTTCGACGCGATGCTCGCCGGTGACTGGCTCGACGAACACGGCTTTATCCGGTGGGAGACCTACCCACGGATGGAGGGCGATGTCCCGGACACTCCGACGTAGTCGGCTTGCGACGCCGGAGCTGGACCTGCGCCACGTCGTGACGCTGTTCGGCGCGGTCCTGCTGCTGTACTTCCTGGTCCCGGTAGCGGTGTTGTTCGTCACCTACTCGCCGACGGCGCTCGCCTCCGCGGTGACGGCCGGCTACGTCGTCGAGGCCGCGGCCACCTCGCTGGCGGGCGCGTCGGTCAGCACCGCCGTCGCGTTCGTCTTCGGACTGCCCCTCGCCTACTGGCTCTCGCGGGCGAGCGGGCCCGCGCCGACGGCGGCGCTCGGCGTCGTCGTCTTCCCGCTCGTGCTCCCGCCCGTGGTGTCGGGGATGCTCCTGCTGACCGTCGTCGGACCGGACGGGCTGGCCGCGGTGGCGGGCCTGGAACTCACTCGCTCGCTGGGCGGCGTCGTCGCCGCGCAGACGTTCGTCGCCGCGCCCTTCTTCGTCGTGACGGCGAAGGCGGCCTTCGACAGCGTCGACACGGAACTGGAGGAGGCCGCCCGCACGCTCGGGCGGGACTGGCCCGCGACGATGCGCGACGTGACGGTGCCGCTGGCCAAGCCCGGCATCGTCGCCGGCCTCGTCCTGACGTTCGCCCGCGCGATGGGGGAGTTCGGCGCGACGATGATGCTGGCGTACTACCCCCGGACGCTGCCGGTCCAGATCTGGACCTCGTTCATCTCGGAGGGGCTGGACGCGGCGCTGCCGGTCGCGGTCGTCCTGCTGAGCGTCGCCGTCGGGACGCTGCTGGTCGTCCACGCGCTGTGGACGCTCCCCTGGCGCTAGCGGTCGACGGACTTCTCGACGACCTCGACGCCCTCGATGGCCGTGGTCGGGTACTCGCCGTCCTCGTCCTTCTCGGCGGCCTTGACCATGTCCCAGACGACGTTCAGGCCGGTGGTCACGCCCTCCAGGGCCTCCATCTCGCAGCCGGTCTTGCCGACCGTCTCGACGGCGACCCGGCACGCGAGGCCGTCCTCCAGCAGGTCGAAGTCGACCGCGACGTCGGTGACCGGGATCTGGTGGCACATCGGGATCGTCTCCCAGGTGTGCTTGACGGCCTGGATCGCGCCGATGCGGGCCGTGGTCAGCACGTCCCCCTTCTCGACGGCGTCGTCCTCGACGGCCCGCAGCGTCGACTCCGTCAGGCGGATCTCGCCGCGCGCGACCGCGCGGCGCTGGCTGTCGTCCTTCTCGCCGACGTCGACCATCTGTGCGTCGCCCTCGTCGTCGACGTGCGTGAGGTCGTCGGTCATACGCCGTGGTACCGCGTCCGGAGGCAAAACCCTGTACCTTCGCCCTCAGCGCCGGACCAGCCCGAGCAGGTGCCCCACGGTCGGCGCGATCAGCTCCTCGGCCCCGAGGCGGGCGGCGGCCTCGCTGCCAGGGAGGCAGAACAGCAGGCCGTCGTCGACGACGCCCGCCGTCGCCCGCGAGGCCATCGCCATCGGCCCCACGTCCTCGTAGGAGAGGTAGCGGAACAGTTCGCCGAAGCCCGGGACCCGGCGGTCGAACAGGCCGCGGGCGGCCTCGGGGGTCACGTCGTCGGGCGTCAGCCCGGTCCCGCCCGTCGTGACCACCACGTCCGCGCCGGCGTCGTCGAACGCCGCCAGGGTCGCCGCCTCGATGGCCGCCGCCTCGTCCGGGACGGCGGCCCGCTGGACGGCCTCGTGGCCGGCGTCCTCGACGGCGGCGACGATGGCGTCGCCGGCGGGGTCGTCGTCGACGCTGCGGGTCGAGGAGACGGTCAGGACCGCGACCGCGACCCGGTCGGCGTCGTCGGCGTGGTGGTCGTCGCTGCCGGGTCCGTGGTCGCCGTCGTGAGGGTGGTCGTCGTGGTCGCCGTCGCGCGAGTGCTCGTGCCCGTGCTCGTCGCTCATACCGTGGCGTTCGCCCTCGGGTCGGAAAAGCGACCCCGATCAGTCGTCGGCGGAGATCGGCTGGCCCTCGGCGTCGGTCGGGGCGGGGCTGTCGCCGTCGTCGAAGGGGTACCACGACTGCTTGGCGTCGGTGAGACAGGGGTCCGCGTACCCCTCGACCTCGTGGGGTTCGGCCAGTTCGACGATGGTCTCGTGGCCGGTGGCGTCGACCCACTCGCGGAACGTCTGGCCCTCCGAGCGGAGGGCGGCGTAGGCCTCGACGACGTTCTTGATCATCCCCGGCACCTCGTCGGCGGGGACGCGCTGGCGCACCCACTCGACGAAGGTGGGCTCCTCGCCGACGCCGCCGCCGACGCCGACGTCCATCGCCTCGACCATCTCGCCGTCCTTCCGGGCGCGCATCCCCTGCAGGCCGATGTCGGCGGTCATCGCCTGCCCGCAGTCGGCCGTACAGCCCGAGAAGTGCATCTTGATGCGGTCGACGTCGTCCGGGACCGCGACGTTGTCGTCCAGCCACCGGAGCAGGCGGGCCATCCGCGCCTTCGTCTCGGTCAGGGCCAGCGAACAGAACTCCGTGCCCGTACAGGCCATCGCGCCCTGGACGAACGGACTGGGTTCCGGCGAGAGCGTCTCCAGCAGCGGCTCGGCCAGCAGCGCGTCGAGCTCCTCGTCGGGCACGTCCATGAGCAGCGGATTCTGTCGCCGGGAGAGGCGCACCTCGCCGGAGCCGTACTCGTCGGCCAGGTCCGCCAGCTCGATGGTCTCGGCCGCCGTGAGGCGGCCCACGGGCACCGAGAGGCCGACGTAGTTCTTCCCGTCGGCCTGGTCGTAGACGCCGACGTGGTCGTGGGCACCCCGCTCGCTCGGCCGGCCGGCGTTGTAGGTGTACTCGCCGCGGAAGTCCGTCCCGGCGGACTCGAACTCGAAGTCCAGCCGCTCGTCGAGTTCCTCGCGGATGGCGTCGGTCCCGTGCTCGTCGACGAAGAAGCGCGCGCGGTTCTTCGAGCGGTTCTCTCGGTTGCCGGCCTCGTGGTAGTACTCGACGAACGCCCGGACCGTCTCGACGGCGTGTTCCGGGCGGACGAACAGGTCCAGCGGCCGGGCCTCGCGGGGTTCGCGGCCGCCCAGCCCGCCACCGACGCGGACGTTGAACCCCCGGACTTCGTCGCCGTTGATGTACTTGTGGGCCGGTTCGAGCCCCACGTCGTTGATGCTGTCCTGGGCACACCCCTGCCGACAGCCCGAGACGGAGATGTTGAACTTCCGGGGCATGTTCGCGAGGTCGTCGTTCCCGCGGATGGTCTCCTGGATCTCGTCGAGGATCGGGCGGGACGCGACGTACTCCTCGGCCTTGCCGGCGACCGGACAGCCGGAGATGTTGCGCATCGTGTCCCCGCCGGCCGATCGGGAGGAGACGCCGACGGCCTCCAGCTTCTCCCAGATCTCGGGGATGTCCTCCAGCTTCAGCCAGTGCAACTGGACGGACTGGCGCGTCGTGAGGTCGATCCAGGCGTCGCCGAACTCCGGGTTCTCCACCGGGCCGCTCGCGTAGTCGCGGGCCACCTCGCCGATCGTCCGCAGCTGTTCGGGTTCGAGGACCCCGCCGCAGTTGGTCAGCCGCATCATGAAGTACGACTCCTGACCGCCGCGGTGGTGGAACACGCCCCAGAACTTGAACCGCGAGAACCACTCCTCGCGCTCGTCCTCGGGGATGGACTCCCACCCCCGCTCCGCGAACTCCTCGATCTTCTCGCGAACGGCGTCGCCGTACAGTTCGTCCTTGATAGCTTCCTTCTTGTGTGGCATCGTTAGGTTCGATCCATATCGAAAGTTCGTATTCTTTTACTACGTATTCGTGTTCGAACGTCCGCTAATTCACGTCTGATCCGTGTGTGCGAACGCCTAAAACAGTAACTGTTGAAAAAGTAAACAGCAGCGCAGTATCTCCGTACGGCCGTCCAGTATTAAACCGACTGAGAGGTGTTCTAGGTGTGAATATGCGGCCCGACTGGACGTGTCGGAACCACCGGACGGCGGCGGGTCGGTCCCGTTCGGGTCCGGGTACCCCTCGATCCCGGGCCGGCTCGGGAGCAGGCGGGTCGACGACCGTGGCGACGTCCGGGGGCGCGCGCCGGACTCGGGCCGAGCGGTCCCCGGCCGGGACGACCACCGAGAGCGCGCTCAGTCGCTCCCGCTGGTGACCGACTCCCGGTCGGCGGTGGCGACGAAGCCGGCCTCGTTGGCGACGCTCGCGATCTTCGGCTGGAACACCCACGCCGTCAGCAGGACGATTGGCACCATCGAGACGGCGACGATGGAGTAGCCGACGTGGAGGCTCGCCAGGAACGGAGCCGAGTAGACGAGCGGGTAGACGATCCCGCCGACGGTGCCGACCCCGCCCACGACCCCCGCGACCGCGCCGGAACTGTTCGGGAACATCGCCGGCACCTGCGCGAAGATCGAGCCCTCGGCCAGGGCACAGCCGACGCCGACCATGAAGCCGGCACCGACGGCGACCAGCACCTCGCCGGAGAGCCCCGCCAGGGTCATCCCGAACATCGTGAGGACGACGAAACACAGCGTGACGAACGTCCACTGCTCGCGGTAGCGGCCGGTGAACACCGGGAGGATGTCCCTCTCCTTGCGGGCCAGCAGGTCGCTCACGTAGCCACCGATGGGCCGAAGGAGCCCGGCCGCGACGGAGAACGTCGCCGCGAACGTCGAGGCGAGCACGAGGTTGTTCGTGTCGAACCCCTCGCGGTAGTAGGTCGCGAGCCAGCCGTTCATCGACAGTTCGAGGCCGAAGGTCATCACGTACGCCAGCGCGAGGACGACGGTCCCGTACCGCGTCGCGGTGTAGAACCACCCCTTGAAGCTCGCGCTCTCCTTGGTCGCCTGGCGCTTCTCCTCGCTTTTCGCCGCCTCGCCGAGCGAGTAGTACGCGACCGCGAGGACGATCGAGACCGCGCCGGTGTAGAAGAAGGCGGCCCGCCAGTTCGTCGAGAACAGCGGCCCGCTCCACCCGGTCGGGAAGACGCGGGGCAGCACGAGCGCGCCCCCCGCCGCGCCGGCGTTGCCGATGCCGGCGTAGATCCCCTCGGCGGTCCCCAGCTCCTCCTCGTCGAACCACTCGGAGACGTGCTGGATGCCGATGACGAACGTGATCCCGGCCGTGGCGACGATGAGCCGTTCGACGAAGAAGACGCCGTAGGACTGCGCGAACGCCGACGCCATCGAGAAGACGCCGACGTACGCCAGCACGATGGCGAAGACGGTCGGCGCGCCGAACTTGTCCGAGAGCCAGCCGGTCAGGATGCGGCCGAACGGCGCGAGCCAGATGGCGGCGCTGGCGAGGATGCCGATCTCGGCCAGCGAGAGGCCGAACTCCTCGGCCATCGGGCCGGTAAACGGCGCGAAGGAGAACCAGATGAGAAAGGAGAAGTTGAAGCCGATGGTCGCAAGCAGCAGCGTCCGGTACTTCGTCATCCGGATCAGTCCCATACGACGCCCACCTCCCCGAACGGACAGGCGGTTCTCCCCACCCGGAGCGTGCGTTCGTCCGACGATTCTGCATTATTTTGGATGTTCGGACACATCAGTACAGATTATTTGGATGGGACAGTGCGTAATAACGGTAATCGTTTACGAACACGCAGTTCGGGCGTGGGCCAGTGGACGGCCGACCAGTCTGGAAGTGTGTATTGTCCCCTTAAGGAGTCCGAACGTCCACCGAAACCGGCGCGAATCGGACGACCGTGGAGAATCGCGCCCGACCCGGCCGCGACGGTGTCAGCCGGGGGCGTCCACGGGCGACGGACGACGCGCGCGAGTCGCGCCGCTGTCGGGTCGGGAGACCGGAGGAGTGACCGGGACCTCAGTCGTCCGCGTCGGCGGGCGCGGCGGCCCTGTCCTCGGCGGCGTCGGTGGGCGCGACGAGCCGGGCGGCACACTGCTTGAAGTTCGGTTCCCTCGACTGCGGGTCCCGGTCCGAGAGCGTCAGGCGGTTCGTGGCCGGGTGGTGGATGGGGAGCCAGACCAGCCCCTCGGGGACGCCCTCGTCGGGGTCGACGCGGGCCGTCGCCGTCCCGCGTCGGGTGCCGACGGTGACCCGGTCGTCCGCGACGGCGTCGTCGTGGGCGGCCACCGTCGCGGGGTTGATGCGGGCCACGAGGGGACCCGAACGACCCCCGCGAGACCGGACGCCCGTGTTGTAGCCGTCGGCCTCGCGGGCGGTCGTCAGCGTCAGCGGGTAGTCGTCGTCGGTCGGTTCCGGGAGCGACGCCTGCCGACCGGTGGAGAACTGCGCCCGGCCGCTGGCCGTCGGGAACCGCCAGTCCTCGCCGGCCTCGCCGTCGTCGTGGTAGCGGTAGCCGCCGGCGCTGTCCGCGTCGGGGGCGGGCCAGCGGACCGCGTGGACGTCCTCGAGGCGGTCGTAGGTGATCCCCGAGCAGTCCGCGACCGTCCCCTCGGTCAGCGCGGCGAACTCCGCGAAGACCGATTCGGGGTCCGGCGAAGTGTCCCCGAACAGCCCCGGGAACAGCCGGTTCCCGATGGTCGCGACGATGTCGAGGTCCGGCCGGACCCCGCTCGGGACCTCGGTCGCCGCCCGGACCCGAGAGATCGTCCGCTCCATGTTCGTGGTCGTCCCCTCGGACTCGCCCCACGTCGCCGCCGGCAGGACCACGTCGGCCAGTTCGGTCGTCTCGGTGTGGAAGGCGTCCTGGGCGACGAGGAAGGCGTCGTCGAGCGTCTCGCGGACCGCGTCGGCCTCGGGCATCCCCGCGACGGGGTTGGTCGCGACCGTCCAGACGGCCGCCGGACCGTCCTCGACGACCCCGACGGGGCCGGGGCCGGTGTCGTTCGGCAGTCGCCCGACCGGCACGTCCCAGTGGTCGGCGACGGTCCGGCGGTGGTTCGGGTCCGCGAACGCCCGTTGGCCGGGCCAGCTGCCCTTCGAGGAGCAGATCCGGGTCCCCATCGAGTTGGCCTGTCCGGTCAGCGAGAACGGACCGCCGCCGGGTCGGAGGTTCCCGGTCGCCAGCGTCAGGTCGATCAGCGCACGCGCCGTCTCGGTACCCTGGACGTGTTGGTTGACACCCATCCCCCAGTAGACGAGCGCCCGGCGGTCCAGCGCGTCCGCGAGCAGGTCGACCCGCTCCATCCCGACGCCGGCCTCGGCGGCGGCCGTCGCGGCGTCGGGCAGCGCCGCCCGCAGGTCGTCGAACCCCTCGGTCGCCTCGTCGACGAACGCCTCGTCGACCCGGTCGGTCTCGACGACCCGGGCCAGCACGGCCCGGGCCAGCGCGAGGTCCTTCCCCGGCTCCGGCGCGACGTGGTGTTCGGCGTTCTCCGCCGTCTCCGAGCGCACCGGGTCGACGACGACTATCGCGACGCCCTCCTCGTCGGCCGCCTGTCGGAGCCAGCGGAACAGCACCGGGTGGGCGACGGCCGGGTTCGCGCCCCAGACGACGTGGCGGTCGGCCTCGCCGATGTCGGAGTACGTACACGGCGGGGCGTCGCTGCCGAACGCCTGGTAGTAGGCGGTGACGGCGCTGGCCATACACAGCGTCGTGTTGGCGTCGTAGTTGCGGGTCCCGAAGCCGCCGCGGGCGACCTTCCCCAGCGCGTAGGCGGCCTCGTTGGTCTGCTGACCGCTCCCGAGGACGGCCACCTCGTGGGGGTCCCGCTCGTGGGCGCGTCGGAGGCCCTCGACGGCCTTCGACAGCGCCACGTCCCACGTGGTCTGTCGGAGTTCGCCGTCGCTGCGGACCATCGGTCGCGTGAGCCAGTCCCCGTCGGGGTCCTGGCTCTCCCGGATGCCCCGCGCACAGGCGAGGCCCTGATTGACCGGGTGGGCGGCGTCCCCGCGCGTCCCCGCGATGCCGTAGCCGATGTCCGCGCCCTGCTGCACGTGGCCACAGCCGACCGCACAGCGCATACACGTCGTCGGCACCCAGTCGCTCACGCGACACCACCGGCGTCGGGTCCGCCCGTCCGTCCAACCCTCGGCTGCTTTTCCACACACTCTTCTATCATTTGGCTGTTTATGCGGACGCATTCGCGCTACAAAACAGTAACTCTTGGTGAAATTCTACTATAGCGGATCAAAAGTGGACGACCGTTCTGTCGGACGGTCAGTGGTCGGCGGTCGGCGCGTCGCGGTACTTCTCGTTGACAACCCACTCGCCGTCGCGCTCGACCATGTACTCCCCGTAGTACGGGACCCGTTCGGCGACGGTCTCCCGGAACGTCTCGCGGATCTCGTCGCGGCTCATCTCCCCCATCGGCCGGAGGTCGTCGTTGCGGTTCAGACACCCCTTGAGGTGGCCGTCGTGGGTGACCCGCACGCGGTGGCAGTTCGCGCAGAACTCCTCGTTGCCGACGGGGTCGACCACCTCGACCATCCCGCCGTCGACGAAGTACCGCGAGCGGCCGTGCATCTCGCGCTGTTCGATCCGGTCGGCCTGCTCGGCCAGCCACTCGTGCATCGCCTCCGTGTCGACCGCCCAGTCGTAGTTACCGACGAGTTCGGGCATGTACTCGATGAGCTGCAACTGGAGCCCCTCCGAGCTGGCGACGTGGTCGATCATCTCGGGGAGGTAGGGTTTGGTCCCCTGGAAGACGACCATGTTGAGCTTCACCGGGTCCAGCCCCGCGTCGAGCGCCGCCTCGACGCCGTCGATCACCTGCTCGTAGGCCCCGGACTGCGTGACGCGGGCGAAGTCGTCGGGGTCCAGCGCGTCCTGGGAGACGTTGACCCGTTCGAGGCCGGCGTCGACGAGCGCCTCGGCCCGGCCCGGCAGGAAGGTGCCGTTGGTCGTCATCGACACCTCCAGCTCGTCGGGCGTGCGCCGGATGATCTCCTCGACGTCCTCCCGGAGCATCGGCTCGCCGCCGGTGAACTTCACGGCGTCGACGTCGAACTCGACGGCGACCTCCAGGAAGCGGACCACCTCGTCGGCGGTCATCTCGTCGTCCTGTGGCTCCATCGGGCCGCGGGTGTCCCCCAGCCCCTCGTTGTGGCAGTAGACGCAGTCGAAGTTACACCGGTCGGTCAGCGAGACGCGGACGCCGGTGACCTCGCGGCCGAACTCGTCGGCGAGCATCCGTCCGTACTTCGAGTGCCGGCGGTGAAAAGCGTCGTGGTCGGTGGGGTTATTGTCGCGCCTCACTCACCGTCGGGTATGAGCGACCGGCACGACGCGGGCTTCCGGGACCACACGCCGCTGGCCGAGGCCCGGGACCGCCTCCGAGAGCAGGTGACGCCACACGGGCGAACGGAGTCGCTGGCGCTGGTCGACGCCGACGGCCGCCGGCTCGCCGCCGACGCGACGGCCCGGCGGGACGTCCCCGGCGAGGCACAGGCCGCGATGGACGGGGTCGCCGTCGTCGCCGCCGACACCCACGGGGCCAGCGAGCGCGCGCCCGTGACACTCGACCGCGCGGAGACCGCCGGCCGCGGCCGCGCCGTCCCGGTCCACACCGGGAGCGCGCTCCCCGAGGGGGCCGACGCCGTCGTGATGGTCGAGCGCACCGAGGACCGGGGGGACGACGTGGCGGTCGCGACGGCCGTCGCCGAGGGCGAGAACGTCGCGCCCGCCGGCGAGGACGTGGCCGCGGACCAGCACCTCTTCGACGCCGGCCACGAGCTGTCGCCCTCCGATCTGGCGGTGCTGAAGAGCACGGGCTACCGCGAGGTCGCGGTCGCGGAACGCCCCCGCGTCGCGGTCGTCCCGACGGGGAACGAACTCGTCGAGGCCGACCCCGGTCGCGGCGAGACCGTCGAGACGAACGCGCTGATGGTCTCGCGGCTCGCCGAGCGCTGGGGCGGGGCCGCGACCTACCGGGAGATCGTCCCCGACGACGAGGACGCACTCGCTGCGGCCGTCGAGCGGGACACCGACCACGACCTCGTCGTGACGACCGGCGGCTCCTCGGTCGGCGAGCGCGACCTGCTCCCGGAGGTCGTCGACGAGCGCGGCGAGCTGCTGGTCCACGGCGTCGGCATCAAGCCCGGCCACCCGCTGGGGTTCGGCGTCGTCGACGGGACGGTCGTGCTGGTGTTGCCGGGCTACCCCGTCTCCTGTCTCGTCGGCGCGGTGACGCTGCTGCGACCCGCCCTCGCGTGGCTCGCGGGCGGCGAGCCGGTGCCGCTCCCGTCGACCGAGGCGACGCTGACCGAGGGGATCCACAGCGATCTGGGGACCACGCAGTTCGTCCGGGTGACGACCGACGGCGGCGAGGCGGCCCCGCTCCGGGCGTCGGGTGCGGGCGTCCTCTCCAGCGCGACCGCGGCCGACGGGTGGGTCGTCGTGCCGCCGGAGACCGAGCTGCTCGACGCGGGTGCGACCGTGCGGGTCGAGCGCTGGGAGTGAGCGAGCGATCCCCGCCAGCGACCGAGGCCAGCGCTCGTGGTCAGTGCTCGTGCTCGTGGTGCTGGTGGGCCCAGAACTCCCCGTCGACGGTGACCTCCTTCTTGAACAGCGGGACCTCCGCCTTCAGCCGGTCGATGCCGTCCTCGACGGTCTCGAAGGCCTCGGCGCGGTGGCCCGCAAGCACCACGACGAACACGATGTCCGCACCGGCCTCGACGACGCCGGTGCGGTGGTGCAACAG from Haloarcula litorea encodes:
- a CDS encoding MFS transporter; the encoded protein is MGLIRMTKYRTLLLATIGFNFSFLIWFSFAPFTGPMAEEFGLSLAEIGILASAAIWLAPFGRILTGWLSDKFGAPTVFAIVLAYVGVFSMASAFAQSYGVFFVERLIVATAGITFVIGIQHVSEWFDEEELGTAEGIYAGIGNAGAAGGALVLPRVFPTGWSGPLFSTNWRAAFFYTGAVSIVLAVAYYSLGEAAKSEEKRQATKESASFKGWFYTATRYGTVVLALAYVMTFGLELSMNGWLATYYREGFDTNNLVLASTFAATFSVAAGLLRPIGGYVSDLLARKERDILPVFTGRYREQWTFVTLCFVVLTMFGMTLAGLSGEVLVAVGAGFMVGVGCALAEGSIFAQVPAMFPNSSGAVAGVVGGVGTVGGIVYPLVYSAPFLASLHVGYSIVAVSMVPIVLLTAWVFQPKIASVANEAGFVATADRESVTSGSD
- a CDS encoding MogA/MoaB family molybdenum cofactor biosynthesis protein is translated as MSDEHGHEHSRDGDHDDHPHDGDHGPGSDDHHADDADRVAVAVLTVSSTRSVDDDPAGDAIVAAVEDAGHEAVQRAAVPDEAAAIEAATLAAFDDAGADVVVTTGGTGLTPDDVTPEAARGLFDRRVPGFGELFRYLSYEDVGPMAMASRATAGVVDDGLLFCLPGSEAAARLGAEELIAPTVGHLLGLVRR
- the moaA gene encoding GTP 3',8-cyclase MoaA; translated protein: MLADEFGREVTGVRVSLTDRCNFDCVYCHNEGLGDTRGPMEPQDDEMTADEVVRFLEVAVEFDVDAVKFTGGEPMLREDVEEIIRRTPDELEVSMTTNGTFLPGRAEALVDAGLERVNVSQDALDPDDFARVTQSGAYEQVIDGVEAALDAGLDPVKLNMVVFQGTKPYLPEMIDHVASSEGLQLQLIEYMPELVGNYDWAVDTEAMHEWLAEQADRIEQREMHGRSRYFVDGGMVEVVDPVGNEEFCANCHRVRVTHDGHLKGCLNRNDDLRPMGEMSRDEIRETFRETVAERVPYYGEYMVERDGEWVVNEKYRDAPTADH
- the moaC gene encoding cyclic pyranopterin monophosphate synthase MoaC, whose amino-acid sequence is MTDDLTHVDDEGDAQMVDVGEKDDSQRRAVARGEIRLTESTLRAVEDDAVEKGDVLTTARIGAIQAVKHTWETIPMCHQIPVTDVAVDFDLLEDGLACRVAVETVGKTGCEMEALEGVTTGLNVVWDMVKAAEKDEDGEYPTTAIEGVEVVEKSVDR
- a CDS encoding extracellular solute-binding protein, which encodes MGRDDRAATRRRFLASAAAGLAGVAGCVGRGQSRVRVLVAGSLQQAAAETLQARTDRELAVEAHGSVHAARLVARGDRDPAVVALADPALFSGVLDPPWYAVVASNELVVAYTEATAGGRRVRDADRWYEPLTGDGVALGRTDPTLDPLGYRTLFALRLAAARYDRPGLPEAVLGPEQTYPETQLLAQFETGGIDAAVVYRSMAVERDYPFRELPPAINLGDPAHAEAYRRVSYDLPDGDVVQGAPIEYAATRRRDTDAARAVFDAMLAGDWLDEHGFIRWETYPRMEGDVPDTPT
- a CDS encoding nitrite/sulfite reductase, which produces MPHKKEAIKDELYGDAVREKIEEFAERGWESIPEDEREEWFSRFKFWGVFHHRGGQESYFMMRLTNCGGVLEPEQLRTIGEVARDYASGPVENPEFGDAWIDLTTRQSVQLHWLKLEDIPEIWEKLEAVGVSSRSAGGDTMRNISGCPVAGKAEEYVASRPILDEIQETIRGNDDLANMPRKFNISVSGCRQGCAQDSINDVGLEPAHKYINGDEVRGFNVRVGGGLGGREPREARPLDLFVRPEHAVETVRAFVEYYHEAGNRENRSKNRARFFVDEHGTDAIREELDERLDFEFESAGTDFRGEYTYNAGRPSERGAHDHVGVYDQADGKNYVGLSVPVGRLTAAETIELADLADEYGSGEVRLSRRQNPLLMDVPDEELDALLAEPLLETLSPEPSPFVQGAMACTGTEFCSLALTETKARMARLLRWLDDNVAVPDDVDRIKMHFSGCTADCGQAMTADIGLQGMRARKDGEMVEAMDVGVGGGVGEEPTFVEWVRQRVPADEVPGMIKNVVEAYAALRSEGQTFREWVDATGHETIVELAEPHEVEGYADPCLTDAKQSWYPFDDGDSPAPTDAEGQPISADD
- a CDS encoding molybdate ABC transporter permease subunit, which codes for MSRTLRRSRLATPELDLRHVVTLFGAVLLLYFLVPVAVLFVTYSPTALASAVTAGYVVEAAATSLAGASVSTAVAFVFGLPLAYWLSRASGPAPTAALGVVVFPLVLPPVVSGMLLLTVVGPDGLAAVAGLELTRSLGGVVAAQTFVAAPFFVVTAKAAFDSVDTELEEAARTLGRDWPATMRDVTVPLAKPGIVAGLVLTFARAMGEFGATMMLAYYPRTLPVQIWTSFISEGLDAALPVAVVLLSVAVGTLLVVHALWTLPWR
- the nasA gene encoding assimilatory nitrate reductase NasA, which produces MRPHKQPNDRRVCGKAAEGWTDGRTRRRWCRVSDWVPTTCMRCAVGCGHVQQGADIGYGIAGTRGDAAHPVNQGLACARGIRESQDPDGDWLTRPMVRSDGELRQTTWDVALSKAVEGLRRAHERDPHEVAVLGSGQQTNEAAYALGKVARGGFGTRNYDANTTLCMASAVTAYYQAFGSDAPPCTYSDIGEADRHVVWGANPAVAHPVLFRWLRQAADEEGVAIVVVDPVRSETAENAEHHVAPEPGKDLALARAVLARVVETDRVDEAFVDEATEGFDDLRAALPDAATAAAEAGVGMERVDLLADALDRRALVYWGMGVNQHVQGTETARALIDLTLATGNLRPGGGPFSLTGQANSMGTRICSSKGSWPGQRAFADPNHRRTVADHWDVPVGRLPNDTGPGPVGVVEDGPAAVWTVATNPVAGMPEADAVRETLDDAFLVAQDAFHTETTELADVVLPAATWGESEGTTTNMERTISRVRAATEVPSGVRPDLDIVATIGNRLFPGLFGDTSPDPESVFAEFAALTEGTVADCSGITYDRLEDVHAVRWPAPDADSAGGYRYHDDGEAGEDWRFPTASGRAQFSTGRQASLPEPTDDDYPLTLTTAREADGYNTGVRSRGGRSGPLVARINPATVAAHDDAVADDRVTVGTRRGTATARVDPDEGVPEGLVWLPIHHPATNRLTLSDRDPQSREPNFKQCAARLVAPTDAAEDRAAAPADADD
- a CDS encoding molybdopterin molybdotransferase MoeA translates to MSDRHDAGFRDHTPLAEARDRLREQVTPHGRTESLALVDADGRRLAADATARRDVPGEAQAAMDGVAVVAADTHGASERAPVTLDRAETAGRGRAVPVHTGSALPEGADAVVMVERTEDRGDDVAVATAVAEGENVAPAGEDVAADQHLFDAGHELSPSDLAVLKSTGYREVAVAERPRVAVVPTGNELVEADPGRGETVETNALMVSRLAERWGGAATYREIVPDDEDALAAAVERDTDHDLVVTTGGSSVGERDLLPEVVDERGELLVHGVGIKPGHPLGFGVVDGTVVLVLPGYPVSCLVGAVTLLRPALAWLAGGEPVPLPSTEATLTEGIHSDLGTTQFVRVTTDGGEAAPLRASGAGVLSSATAADGWVVVPPETELLDAGATVRVERWE